The DNA segment AGACTACACAAGCAGGAAACTTAAACTCCGCAATTACGCCATCCCCACGCTGAAACTCCCCCAGAGGTGCAAGGCATCGAGAGCCTGTATGGTGTCCGGCTGTAACAGCCGGAGCGAGGAACATCCCAACAAACGGTTCTTCACGTTAGGGGCGCCCGAGAAGGCCGCCAACGTGGACAAATGGCGCACGTGGCTGCGCACGTTGAGATTTGCCAAATTGTGCTCCAGGTTGACCGTATGTTCTGATCACTTCATCACTGGACACCCTTCTGATGACAGAAACGACCCGGACTTCGTTCCCTCGCTGGGGCTCCGGCCTACCGTCAGAATAGAAGAAGTGAACGTCAGCGAGACTTTTGAAACGCAAGTGGACACCACTCTCGAGGACCCGCTCAGCTTGGCTGGGGAATTTCACGACGTGGCGATCAAACAGGAGCCCCTCGATATTCCCGAAGACTGCATCAAAGTGGAACCTATGGATTTGGACGAGTTCGTGAATGTGAAAGTCGAACCTGAAGTCTATCCCACCCAAGAACATTCTTATTGTAAATAATCAATCCTGTGCAACAGCAGGGATTTTTGATCTTAGCAAATCTTGAACGGGGGGAACTAACGTTTTGACCACTTTGATTTTGGAAAGTGAGGAACACTCGTGCGGGCAGCATTTCCCTGAATCTCCCGAATAAGTGAAAATCCCTACCACCGCAAATTCACAATACAAGGGCAAACCACTGTCAGACATGCAAAATTTCTGGGCCGCGGATAGAGTCACGTCCATGGTAATTCCTTCCCCCACCGTAACCGTAGCAGGCTCCAGTTTATGAAAAGTGACGGAGTCTTGCGCGTTCCGTGTACTGCACACCATTTTACAGTTCTTGGTCATGTCAAAGGGTTTCTCCATCGATTTGGTCGACGGGATCATCGCGACGTCCACTTTGTAGAAGAATCGAATGTCTTGGACCAGTTTCAACAGAGCGAAGTCGCCGGCATCGGGGAAAAAAGTTCTTTGGATGTCGTTACAGAATTTCTCTTTGTAGCTTTCCTTCATCATCTCCATATTTATGGCCGGCATCACGCACAACTCTGGAGTTACATAAGCGGCAATAGAGGTTTTTGTTGTTATGATGTATTTTTCTGTGGCGATTATTCCACTACTTAACAAAGTAGGAGGACTGTTCTGCTTTTTGTACACTATAAAGACGACAGGAGATGATCGGACCAGGGACGACGTCGTTAATAACAGCAGAATTAATTGCGTTTTCATTGTTctttcaaatattcaaaagatTGCAAAGATAAATCGCACAATTCGTAGATGATTTATTATCAAGTCCGTTGCCATGGTATTCACGTTTACTGAGTTTGCCCGGCAGATGGCGGAAGTGAACGTTTGTTTACAGTGTTCTGTTTTTATTGTGTCATTTGTTTAACGAACTGTACAAAAATTATGTCTTCGTTAGTAAATCATTTGGAAAAACCATCCAAAAGATGTTATTATTTCTACAATAAACAAAAAGTtcctataaataaaataagtagTTCATGTCACCGACAACGAATTTTACgtattgtttttttgttttttctttagtAAATTGTGCTTCCGATTGCAACCACGTTGTGCTTTACTTCACTCTTTAATCTCTCAACGATACACACAGTTGTGAGGGAATGGTTAGACAAAAATGTTTCAGATAAATACagtatgttattgaaatgcgttaagaaaatttaaacggtgatagaactcatcaaaacaaattacttttctatttaccattttttcgaaaaaccttTCTAAAcccagataaaattttaattaggtaGTTTCATCGTAAATTCTAGTACCCGCCCATTGGGGACATTTCCCCGAGCGTACATTAAAAGCGAAAGAAGTCAAGCAAAAACCAATTCTTTATTCGTAGTAAGTGAGAGTGACATTGAAATTATGCATCACACTTGATCGAGGACACTaacctttaaattaaatgttcgaaatgacgcCCTCCGTTATCGATGCACGCTCTTGTGTGCCCTTCGAGGCACAGAAGCTTGAGTTCTCattaaaatgtcagaattttgTCGAATTGCCTCGGCAGCATTATTCACACCAATAGTTAATTCTTAGATGGTGTTAACTGGAGTCTCATACACAATCTGTTTTAAATCCCCCTATAAAAAATTTCAGACTCCAAGTTGAAGAACGGCCTCGATCTCGGTTGACAGGACTAAAAGTACTATAATCCCTTAAATGCTGGTATACGTGCACAGGGAACTTGGCGGCCGGGAAATCTCTCCATTACAAACGCCTGGTTGCCTCAGCATTTGAGAAAGCTTCCCCGTAGATGAGCACCATGTCTGTTAACTCCGGATTAGTGTACTTCACCATTTTTAACGATAATTACGGGAAATTCACtttctaaaaaattgtaaacacgGCCGCATGCAGGTGAAGGACGTGACTAAATTGCGTCAGTAAGTTTTTGCAAGATCTATCCGCCTGGGTTTTTGgtgtatttactttttttgtgttaaccTTTTTCGTACGAAGCCGTTGTTCTTTCATGGTCCTATTCATAAACGACTCGATGACATGGAATacggtgaaaataaatttgagttttcgaaaaattggtaaataaaaaagtaattaacgcatttcaataacacgcTGTATATTGAAAGAAATGGACCAGTAAAACGGTCACATGAAACAATTGCTGTACGCGGAACCTGTAAATAGTGAAGAACAACTATGTCTTCGTGTACCTAGTAGATGTGGCTAAAATAATTCGCGAAATGCCATTTAGCATGGTCTTTTTAATATAGTACGTGAATCATCGAGACGACGTGTGCGTGCATGCATTTTGAACAACTATTATAAACGTATTTATAACAAATCTTTGAAAGATTGTTTTTATGATTCCTGTGATACCTACCAAAATTTATCTGATACCTTGGGGGATCtacataaaatacaaatacacGATGAAGCCCAAATAATGGAACAAAAGTAGGTTGAAAACTGTTATTATCAATTCTGTGATTATTGATTAATTTATGTAtgattttgtttaatgaaagtTACTCGTAACGTGGTTTTTGTGTCCCGGCGCTTCTGAACAGCTTTTTGTCCCTTTTTATTCTACGAAAGTGAACGTagtttttttataatgttttCACTTGACGAGTACGTATCTTTTCATTAATATTCTCGTGACCACCAAACAGTTTTTAGTGGCTTCAACCTCAACGTAcctattatttttcacttttaagatttaacatttgaaattatttttaaattaggtaCCATTTgggaattgtaaaatatggaATTTGAATATCtactatagtctattttttcctggtaggcgcgtgcgtgcgcatttacaaaatcctgcaacgaaatgcgactttcctattggttactttatttttctacttacacTAGAGAAATGTGCAATATTACAGTGTTCTGTACTGTCAATCAGGTCCAAAGATCAGGTCCAAGctgccatttttgtttcatcatGTCTTAGTTTTCCTTTCATGTtttgtatgtattttgtgttgtgtccgtttatttattaaaaaaacagttcttagttcttagaggttaagaagtttttatatgtcaacaagatgtcttaatttcgatcaccaaacggcgtaagttggatttatgctaacatcaagtaacagttttttattaatgcatatttatagcaaatttctcacaagccgagaaagaaatgatcgttaaagtatttcgtgggatctccaaggattttgccgagttaaccaagacggctcaaatggaaaaaactgcagattatactggtattgatttctgagtttttttttttgttgtatcacagcttaattactttgtgttgaagGTTGTGGATTTAGAACCATTCAATGATACTTGGCGGAAGAAAAGAAGTGTGGGCAATTACAGGCACCGAAGAAACCTGATAGGAAAtggatgaacatcaaaaatatctcaTTCGAAAAACAGTGCACTCATTTTTCTCTGCAAACAGAATTCCTACAATTGATGCTGTGTACAGGGAAGTGcaaaacaatgaagaaattccaaacATCAGTCGTTCTAAGCTTTATAATGTTTTACATGAATTAAAATTCaagtaagtacatacattgttttcaattaactGTAAACATTGAAATctatgtttatttcaaatagcacaaataacgaaacagaaaaagccTGTTAATAGAAAGAGAAGACATATCTTGGCGAAGAAGATATTTacgggaaataaaaaaaatacggcAAGAAGGGAGACCTTTTCTCTTGCACGATACATGGTTATTagaaattattgtagtcgaagcaggccttgtccatgttatgaaatttttgccgctttcatgtgaactgacaattattgtcgatgtcactgtaattttttttaggtgcggtgttgattattttatttttatttaaattaacgattgaatccaaaagtatcgagttgttttgtacccaatttaactcctgtgtgtataaaataaaaaatgttgtacatataatatttgttatcaatttttccacgagttgattcataaacttttttgtttacattttacaaattatacaaaaattaaatcataaacatGAGTTTCAATCTGCAACCACAAATACTGATCCCCCTAgataatatgcaaccaaaaatactaacaattcctgcatcctgctaaaaatcttagctatgtgattctacctttcggagatgcgcacgcacgcgcctaccaggaaaaaatagactttagCGCTCGTGCCTCTTGTATCCACAACGAACTATCTTAATCAACATTCTGTTTATTATCTATGGATGAATATTATATGTATACGAATAAGTACTTGCAGTAAACCATTAAACAGTTTACTTCCACTTTATAAAATTCCTTCTCTTTTCCAAGTACCTAATTTTCAGTAACTAAGTGAATCACACAAATCTCAGCTATGTTTACTTGGTTGGACTACATTTTGTTTAGCTCGATGCTAATGGTGAGTGTCCTTATCGGTGTATATTttggatttttcaaaactaaacaaaatacCGCCAACGAATACTTATGGGGAGGGAGAATCATACAGACAATACCGATCGCAATATCGGTAGCTGTaaggtaatagttatttgtacctattacaaggctagaaaataccattttgcaagtgcaagcacGGTTTGTGGCAGAGGTGCCAGCCGAGGCTCAcaagttttgttaaaaaattaccagatagggaatttatttttcttccattgtCACCACCACTATTTATAATCCAATTGAAGATATGCATGTTACGCTGTAATTAATCTGGACATgtgtttccaaattttaaaaatattttattctagGAGCAGTCCGGACTCGTTCCAAGTACCTTTTATCTTCAGAATTAACTTCTTTTTTTACAATGTTATCGGCTCTGATGCGACCATAATTCTGGGCCTGCTCATCAGTTTTATGACAAAAAAAGATGAAACTCCCGTTGATAAAACTCTCATAAGTCCAATTGTTCACTTTATGTTGCCCAATATAACAGAAGGTGGAGGTAGAGTTTCTGACAACCATAATCCCGGTGCTTTGGAATTGCTCAAAATTggaaaagaaattattttgtaattccGAAGTAACTGTTACTTCAACTTGAACAATTATACACACTACGAACTGTTTTTATCTTCATTACGTTTGCTTATCTATGGACGAATATGTAACACACGCCGTAAACCATCAAATGGTACATATATTTCTACTTTGCATTGTCTGGCAAAATCCGTTTTTTGTTCGAAGTAATTTGTAGTAACTAAGTGAATCCTCCCACAAATCTCAGCTATGTTTACATGGTTCGATTATACTTTGTTTAGCTTGCTGCTAATCGTGAGTGCCCTCATAGGTGTATATTTTGGATTTTTCAAGACTAAACAAAACACCGCCAACGAATACTTATGGGGGGGGAAAACTATGACGACCATACCGATCGCAATATCGGTAGCAGTAAGGTAATAACTTGTACTACTTTCAACATCCATCTAATCAGAAGACATTGGTGCAGTCACTTTTCCGCTGTTACCGTTTTAGTACTGCCAGCAGACGTATTTAGATATGGAGGTAGCGTCTGGTTGTGTTCTTTTGCTTGCGTTTTGGCCCCGCTCGCCGCAATTTTTGTCTATATGCCGGTGTTTTTCCGGTTGCAACACATCAGTATTTACGAATATTTCGAAAAGAGATTTGATGAGCGCACGAAAATGTTGGCTTTTGTTCTGTATGTGTTATCCGCAATTCTCTACTTTCCTTTGGTAACGTATGCGCCGGCATTAGCATTCGCAGCTGGTAAGTTACTTTACTCTAcggaaaatttccaaaaacttCACAAACTTATTGTAGCTACAGGAGTCAGTGTCCATCTAACAGCTTTCGTTAGTTGCGCTATTTGTGTCTTCTACACTACTATCGGAGGTTTGAAAGCAGTAGTCTGGACTGATTTCCTTCAGTTTGCCGTAATAACAGCATCTCTTCTTAGTGTCTACGTTATTGGAACCGAAACCTCGGGAGGGTTCTCGTCAGTGTGGAACACCGCATTAAATGGCGAGATTTTCGATATTTTTAAGTAATTATTTGTTTCAGTCCCCTTCCTTTTGCTTCtactttcactttttactgTAGTTTTGGACTTGATTTAACACAAAGAGACAATTTTTGGGCAATAGTATTGGGCAGTAGCACAACTATGATCTCCACCTTAACCATACATCAAACTGGCGTGCAAAAATTCTTGTCTTTACCCACATTTCGTAGTTGTGTTTGGTAATAATCATTTACAATTCTCTCTTCCGAACTAGCTAACTAGTCCCTAATAGGTCAATAATCTATGCTGCAATTAGTGAAGCTCTGATTTACTTACTTTGTGTTTTGATTGGTTTGGGAATCTACGCTAAATATTCAAACTGTGACCCTCTCGCAATCCACAAGATAACAAAACACGATCAACTTTTACCGTACTATGTAATGGACGTTGCTGGACACATTCCAGGTATTCCCGTACTCTTCATGGCGGCTATTTTTAGTGCTGCCTTAAGGTAAACCTTCCGCAATTCTtgcatccatttttttttctaattgtttTTTACAGCACAATGTCGTCGATTTTAAACTCTTTGTCTGGTGTCATTTACAAACATTGTATCaagagattttttaaaaataatccaTCAGAAAAAACAGTCAGCAacgttttgaaattaattgttgtaaTAAGTGGAGCCTTGTGTACTTGTCTAGTTTTTCTTATAGAACACTTGGGAGAGATAGTTTCGCTGACTACGTCCTTCATAGGAATCACAAATGGACCGTTGCTTGGAATGTTTACGCTGGGTGTACTATTTCCGAGAGCCAACGCTAAAGtactttcaaaataattttaaactatagggtgttcatttaaatttccggtcaaagttggcgctgaagagtcaattgtgaacgcatcaacTATTTAAATATTGTGCACTTcagtttttgcgttgtttgtggtTTTACGCGAATGGTGCGTTCaaaatcgactcttcaacgccaactttgactgGAAAtctaaatgaacacccgacaCTTTTCCTAATTGATGTGTTTTAGGGTACTTTTTTCGGGGCCATTGGTGGACTGATTTTCATATCAACTATTGTATTCTCCGCAAAGTACTACCAACTGCGTCATCTGCTACAATATCCGTCAAAATCACTATCCAACACCGCTTGCAACACAACTATTTCTGGTGTTGTAAACCTCACCACCACTATTAATAATTCAATTGAAGATATGAATGTCACGCTGTAATTAACCTGGATCTGTGTTTctaaattgttaaatattttattccagGAGCAGTCCGGATTCGTTCCAAGTACCTTCTATTTTCAgagtcaactttttttgttatagtACTATTGGAGCTGTTGCGACCATAGTACTGGGCCTGCTCATCAGTTATATGACAAAAAAAGATGAATCTCCGGTTGATAAAGCTCTCATAAGTCCAATTGTTCACTTTTTGTTGGgcaaaaaaatagaaaatggagATACAGTTTCGAACAACCGTGATTCCGGTGCTTCGGAGTTGCTTATTATGAAAACAgtagaaaatgtttaaatttttgtggcagataattgttttcttaaataaCATTGTTGGTAGGAAAATACGTATTTTTTACACGAGATACAGCTTAGGTATATtgtttaaaactgaacattaaaatgtaaggttaagttAGAATAGATGGCGCTGGCGCTCGTTTGACTTTAGTTTGTTAGAGCATAGTTTGTAAGCCTGCATGTCTGCAATGGGGTTTTAtgtattgtgtttttttttttgggttaataataaattgtgatTTCGATACATATCGTATTTTATTTCACCTCTTAATCTGCCAATAGCAATCTACGAACGGTTTATGATGTTCGATTAGAATTTGCTATCCAAAgaaagcaacaaaaaaaaacaccaacgAGATCAAGAAAGGGATAGGTAAGTTCCAGACACAAAAACTCtcaagaaattattatttcataaCATTTAGTCTGTAGATCCATGTAGATTAGATAATTAGGTAAGTGTACTTCTGACTGAAGTATTTTTTATCTATCTCTACGTGTAAAAATTGTTAGTGCCACTTCATATTCCGTATTCATAAttatacatttaattttttaattaggtacCACAACGAAATAAATATGACTCTTTAATCTCATTAACCATTAATCTATTTATTGCGTCAGTTGAAAGACGAGGTATCATCATAATTGTTGCTGATAGCATACTACGAGTATTCCTTGTCTCAGTCCGTTGCATCATacgcaataataaatattgagcgatcaaattaatttgtaatcgagtcatccatggatttgaatccgtatgtcttttgcgatgaTATGTCGAGATCCAGCCTGTGTTTTAAGCTGTATTTATTGGAGcatggagttcaagtaacgacatacgactTCGGATTcgtggataactcgattacaaattaatttggtcGCTCTTTAGTTTGGGGACATGCAAAAAGTATATTTGCCCTACAAACAGGTGCCCTCAGAGTCGTATTTGGTTTGAGTTACCAGGATtgtgtgaaaaatatttttattaataaaaacattctGACGGTACTTACCGTCCTTATTCATATTTTACAGCAttgtactctcgtgtcaaaaatggattactccctaggatttagggatattcgttactaggttgccataaatttggttaggttggaggctatgtggtttctggtgacaaacaaaagatatcccaaaaatgtaagacagcaaattaattgtaacagttgcaaatgactaatttctcgttaagtgatagatgatttttcaatcaattttggttactggcggcatatttattttgatttaatctctcaattcaaagtaaccaaccttaggcattcaaaataacttttgaaaattctagttacacacaacatgaaaaacgttatttccctaaaagtgcgaattctagggagtaatccatttttgacacgagagtagcttgatataattatattaaagataatttaattttttaaaacagctTCAAATTGTTATGGTCCTATATTTTATAACAATTTGTCAAATGAAATAACTGCCTCGTAACGCACATTAAAACGTTATTAATTGAAGGTGCATATTATGAGATTTTTGGTGCTACATACCTAAttatcaaaaatatgtttaatttTGACTTGTGTAAAACAGAATGTTATTAACacgaataaaaattattattattattaataacgcgcgtttaaatgaaatgaaatcctgggctgagtaggcgttcgaaaaaataaatcgtttagaagagtgtaaagtttgatataattgaacatgtttgtcttcagcaaagggtgccctttgatatttgcttcgagaataggaatcgttaagttattctacttttaatgtaaaacattaacaaagaaaaaaaaacaaagaaagatgtttttggctctaaattttaggttagctgtcaacacgctccaattaatttatgcTTTAAAAGTGCACAACAATTGAGGGTTTCCAACCCCTTCCCGCCCAGGATTGCATTTGAACGCGGGATAGCTTCAGTTTGACATGTTCGTTGACAGTTGTCttaaacaattgaaaaatatttaaaactgccaacctaaagtccattcaaaaaacatctggactgtcaaaatcaaaattgcagttgttaggttggttaaatcactagttattttcatgttGCCCAGTTGTCacctatgattttttaatttttcaaactattcatttgtttaaattgacactgtcaaataaattgcaaaattatttaagtatattttgtaaaaaggttaaaatggaaagttcaaaacgaattagggtggttctattggcgcgagagaagaggaccataagaaattattatgaggaacaaacaaaaaagtgataacaacgggaagaaattacaaatttgtgccaaagccgctccagtattgttaactaataattggtgttcgttcttgtgattcacaaatcaaaattttgcagataagtgttaatcaaatgttaaataattttcttccgattctgaataaatgaaacagattatTATCCATTCACTTGACATCCGCACTGTCAGATTGACAGGCTGTTGGTAGTAATTTAAAATCCCCATTATACTCACTTGGTAATTTACGTACGATAATGTTGCCACCTTGGCGCGCGGATAATTTGAaaggttaaaataaaaaaagtgtcAGAACAAACATTTCATGGAAAATTGTAATAAGAAGCGCAGCAGAATTCTGGGAGAAGTACATGGGTCATTTATCTATTGCTGATGTTCCTCCTACAATAATTTCTCTTACCGCGTCCGATTCAGAATCAGAATTAGAGTTCTATTCTGATGAAGATTTAGGTACAATATCTTAAATAgtgttaaataaaatcatttgAACAGTGTATAACCAAACTTCTTTCTATTTGACACTAGTAATTTATTTGTCACTAGATTTAATGTACACTCAAAAGAAAAGTCGAAATTTTGGTGTACATTCAAACAATTTcgataaaaaatgacactgacagtgcggatgtcaagtgaacggataatagtttattttggatgattttggttgttgtttaatttgttacctgttttcagtttgtcgtgtgttttttataaactttattaaattgctccaATTCATTTAGTTGCTGCATTTCACTTAAGTGTTCGAAGCAATGaatgattcaaaacatttttagttcaataattaaaaatgaaaacataacctaaatatattttgtaactagattttgatgtcggtacactctagcgaacatttacagttggcttcaaaaaaaaacgggaaatgaaatttgacctaatgtgaactgaaaatttaatttgtcaatttatgtctgtttgacagtagtatttctgacacataagtgcagttttttaacctaaattctaaaaggccgtttcaaactataaaaatttaataaaatctgacacaactttttctgacagttcccgtttttttttgaagccaaccgtactattacaaattttattttttgttgatttgaatttttaaataatgtttcaAGTGCTGTTCCATCTGATAACTATAAAAACATAGGTAATTATTAAAGCCAAATACTATCAACTTCGCTtgtcatttcaatattttacaaaatcaaatacggaaatacgtaaacactgttcacgttgttttggcataatggcaggccattatttatttttttttaacgttggacacactgatTTCGGTCACTAAAGTGCCCCACATGCgaacctatcaaaatgaacataagtATGtgttaaaaaagtgaaaggtTGGTTACATTGGAATCACTAGAAATATGCGATGATCAAACTTTTATTTGTCTTCTTGGTGAAACTGGCAACGGCAATACTACAAAATTAAGTACCCTAATAAATATCATAGTTAAGTACATCAAACTCGTTGTCATGTTCATCTTTGTCATTCATTGGCTAGTTCCTTCTCCACCGGTCCAGTTCCGATCAGCTTCCGATTTTTCGTGTAGGGAATTATCAGCATCAAAAGTCCCGAGATCACAATCCAAACTCCGGCCAGATGAAACGAATAACTCCAAGTACCGGTCAGATCGGCAAGTAAAGCTGCGAACATGGTTTATGATTTTTCCATATCTCTGTTGGCAGCGCTCACCTGCGAAAGGAGGTCCACCCAGGTGTCCTATCCCTTGACACATCAACTGCAACCCGTACGCTTTGGTGAAGGTCTCCAGCGGCAATAACTCCACCAGCACAATAGGAGTGAAAGAGAAACTGCTGGCGAGGAAGACCCCGTAGAGGACGGCGAAGATGTTCAAAAGCGTGTAGTTCGCGGTGGCGAGAAATATGGCCGAACAGCAGGCTCCGCACAATATCATGCAGACTCCGTACGTTTTGGTAACGTTGGTCCAGGTTTGATCGCCGGCCCAAccgaaaaaaatctaacagcTTTCGAGGGCAAGTCTTGAAGGGCGCGACTCACCATTCCGAGGGTGTTGGCGACGCCGATGGCGGACAACACGAGGGACGCTTCGTGTTCTTCGTACCCTGACGCCGTCATGTGGTCCACTAGGTAGAAGTAGGGCGTCATGAACCAAGCAAAGAGCAGTACCGTCGAGGCGGACATCAGGAGGTAGTGGAACTCGTCGAAGAGGCTGACGAATTTTATCAATCCGGAGTACCAAGGCTGGAAGTGGCACGGTTGGAGAGATAAGTTGCGGGAGCGGGTCCTTGACTTACCTCGTCGTCGTCTTTGGTCAGAGTCGTCatggacactctgtatatgttGGGACAGCTGGAGGCCCTCAgtctgtatttatttttattcagcACAGCCCCGCGATGTATAAGAGAGTGCCTAGGGAAcctcatatttttgaaataattttgatgtGGGGTGGTACCACTGAATTGTTTTATCAGCCATGGTGTCGTGTCAACTTTTTCAGGCGATTTTACGCGCGCTTTGCCCATTAGAGGTTCAGCAGCGGGATTTTCAGGTAGAGAATTCTACAAACAGGCGACAATAAAAAACGAAACATCTTGACACCTGCGGTACTACCTGTTGGGTTAAAATTTTAGCCTTTTCGGTTTTCTTCACCTTCAGAGAGACAGTCACCGGGACTCGAGAAACCACCGCATTTTCCACCAACTTGTTCAAACCGTTCTCCGAAGTACTCCTGCAGTGCACCAGACTCGGGTAGTTCTGGAGGATGATGCGGTACAACTTCTTGTTCTCCTGCAGGTGTTCCAGTACTTCGGCGGGTACCTGAAGAAGTCATGCGTCATGCTTTATATGTGGAAGCTTTTGTACGGGACAATTTACTCTTTCGTTCTGTTTGACAAACGTGGGCAAGTTGAGGGCGGATTGGTGGTGTTCGCTGTTCTGTCCCTCCCTTTCTACGGACGTTTGCAACGTGTGGAGGACATACTCGGCGCCTTTTCCGTTCTTCAGCAAGTCTCTGATCGCCTCCAAGTCCATCTTCTGGACGGGGGCGGAGATATTTGAGAGCGAGCTGGTTTTGCTCGACAGCTTCGAATTCTGCTTGTTCTGCTCGATGATCCAGTCGGGGTCGCGCATCAGAGTCCCACACACGCACATGTTGAGGAGGGTGCCGCTCAGGAGCACCACCGTCCATCTCCAACCGAACTCCTGGAGGAGCCACGTGGT comes from the Tenebrio molitor chromosome 9, icTenMoli1.1, whole genome shotgun sequence genome and includes:
- the LOC138139430 gene encoding uncharacterized protein, translating into MRSSYCCVAGCKSKKRSNSSLRFHSFPRKGSSHLYVSNETGSRTKMDRRALWEMILLMSKPAATHDRVCSQHFQKADYYLPDYTSRKLKLRNYAIPTLKLPQRCKASRACMVSGCNSRSEEHPNKRFFTLGAPEKAANVDKWRTWLRTLRFAKLCSRLTVCSDHFITGHPSDDRNDPDFVPSLGLRPTVRIEEVNVSETFETQVDTTLEDPLSLAGEFHDVAIKQEPLDIPEDCIKVEPMDLDEFVNVKVEPEVYPTQEHSYCK
- the LOC138139364 gene encoding sodium-coupled monocarboxylate transporter 2-like: MISTLTIHQTGVQKFLSLPTFRSCVWSIIYAAISEALIYLLCVLIGLGIYAKYSNCDPLAIHKITKHDQLLPYYVMDVAGHIPGIPVLFMAAIFSAALSTMSSILNSLSGVIYKHCIKRFFKNNPSEKTVSNVLKLIVVISGALCTCLVFLIEHLGEIVSLTTSFIGITNGPLLGMFTLGVLFPRANAKGTFFGAIGGLIFISTIVFSAKYYQLRHLLQYPSKSLSNTACNTTISGVVNLTTTINNSIEDMNVTLSSPDSFQVPSIFRVNFFCYSTIGAVATIVLGLLISYMTKKDESPVDKALISPIVHFLLGKKIENGDTVSNNRDSGASELLIMKTVENV
- the chk gene encoding monocarboxylate transporter 14, which produces MAKDTVIPLDENGVNEHSTLTIPEKNHPKPEDSSKPKIPDGGWGWMVVLSSLIISLIQDGISFSFGTLFPNLIDEFEASKSSTSWIGSLFLAVPLLTGPLMSALVDKYGCRAMTILGGLVSASGFLLSYFATNIVIMYITFGVISGMGLGLTYITAVVSIAFWFDKRRNLAVGLGAAGTGIGTFVYAPFTTWLLQEFGWRWTVVLLSGTLLNMCVCGTLMRDPDWIIEQNKQNSKLSSKTSSLSNISAPVQKMDLEAIRDLLKNGKGAEYVLHTLQTSVEREGQNSEHHQSALNLPTFVKQNERVPAEVLEHLQENKKLYRIILQNYPSLVHCRSTSENGLNKLVENAVVSRVPVTVSLKVKKTEKAKILTQQNSLPENPAAEPLMGKARVKSPEKVDTTPWLIKQFSGTTPHQNYFKNMRFPRHSLIHRGAVLNKNKYRLRASSCPNIYRVSMTTLTKDDDEPWYSGLIKFVSLFDEFHYLLMSASTVLLFAWFMTPYFYLVDHMTASGYEEHEASLVLSAIGVANTLGMIFFGWAGDQTWTNVTKTYGVCMILCGACCSAIFLATANYTLLNIFAVLYGVFLASSFSFTPIVLVELLPLETFTKAYGLQLMCQGIGHLGGPPFAALLADLTGTWSYSFHLAGVWIVISGLLMLIIPYTKNRKLIGTGPVEKELANE
- the LOC138139365 gene encoding sodium-coupled monocarboxylate transporter 1-like — translated: MFTWFDYTLFSLLLIVSALIGVYFGFFKTKQNTANEYLWGGKTMTTIPIAISVAVSHFSAVTVLVLPADVFRYGGSVWLCSFACVLAPLAAIFVYMPVFFRLQHISIYEYFEKRFDERTKMLAFVLYVLSAILYFPLVTYAPALAFAAATGVSVHLTAFVSCAICVFYTTIGGLKAVVWTDFLQFAVITASLLSVYVIGTETSGGFSSVWNTALNGEIFDIFK